A window of the Cuculus canorus isolate bCucCan1 chromosome 3, bCucCan1.pri, whole genome shotgun sequence genome harbors these coding sequences:
- the TOMM20 gene encoding mitochondrial import receptor subunit TOM20 homolog — MMVGKTSAIAAGLCGALFIGYCIYFDRKRRSDPNFKNRLRERRRKQKLAKERAGLSKLPDLKDAEAVQKFFLEEIQLGEELLAQGEYEKGVDHLTNAIAVCGQPQQLLQVLQQTLPPPVFQMLLTKLPTISQRIVSAQCLAEDDVE, encoded by the exons ATGATGGTGGGCAAGACCAGCGCCATTGCGGCGGGGCTTTGCGGGGCCCTTTTCATCGGCTACTGCATCTATTTCGACCGCAAGAGACGGAGCGACCCTAATTTCAAGAACCGGCTGCGGGAAC gAAGGAGGAAACAGAAGCTTGCCAAAGAGAGAGCAGGGCTTTCCAAG TTGCCTGATCTGAAAGATGCTGAAGCAGTTCAGAAGTTTTTCCTTGAGGAGATCCAGCTTGGCGAGGAACTACTAGCTCAAG GTGAATATGAGAAAGGTGTTGATCACTTGACCAACGCCATTGCTGTCTGTGGACAGCCGCAGCAGCTACTACAAGTCCTACAGCAGACTCTTCCACCACCAGTGTTTCAAATGCTTCTAACTAAGCTCCCCACAATAAGCCAG AGAATTGTAAGTGCACAGTGCTTGGCTGAAGATGATGTTGAATGA